The genomic interval CAACGTCCTGTTTCTTGAGACGGACAGCAACCGCGTCCTCACCGGGACGATCCAGAAGCAGTTCTAGCCCTCCTGCACGGATTGGCACTCTGGGTACCCAGAGTGCCAATCTTGACAGTCCGGCAGCGCGTTCCTACAATCGAGACCATCGAAGGTGCCGGGCGTCGCTAGCTAAGTTTTTGCATCTAAAGGATTAAGCTGCTGTCGGCGTCCGGACCGACAGCAGGATTGTCTCTGGGCATATGCCGAACCAACCCAACATCGGAGAGCGCGAACGCGAGATCCTGACGGCGATCGTTTCCACCTTCATCGCCACCGGCGAGCCGGTAGGATCGCGGACGCTGGCGCGCATGAATGCCGAGGGCCTGAGCCCGGCGACCATCCGCAACGTCATGGCCGACCTCTCCGATGCCGGCTATCTGGAGCAGCCGCACACTTCCGCGGGCCGCGTGCCGACCACCGAGGCCTACCGCTACTACGTGGAACAGTTGACGGGGCGAGCGCGAATCTCGGAGAACGACGCAGGGCTGATCGAGGACTCGCTGCACGGGATCAGCGATCCGCAGGAGTTTTTGGAGCGGACGTCGCAGGTGCTCTCGCTGATCTCGCACGGCGTGGGTGTAACGGTAGCCAGCACGGGGCAGCGCAAGGCGCTGGAGCACATCTATTTTTCGCGTCTGTCGGAAAACAAGATTCTGGCGGTGCTGGTCACACGCTCGGGCGTGGTGCGCGACCGGCTGCTGCGGGTCGAACACGACCTGAGCCAGGCCGACCTGGACGTTGCGGCGCGCTACATCAACGAAAATTTTCAAGGCTGGACGATGGAAGCCGTGCGCGCAGAAATTGCGCGGCGGCTGGAAGAAGAACGCAGCGAGTACGACCGCATGATGCGGTCCCTCGAACAGCTCTACCGGCAAGGCGCGCTGGCGGCCGAGCCTTCGTCGCAAAGCGTGTACATCGGCGGCGCGGCCAACCTGGTGGGGAACGAGCAGGACACCGCGCGTCTTCGGCAGCTTTTGCAGACGCTCGAAGAGAAAGAGCGCGTTGCCGACCTGCTGGCCGCGTATCTCAACGCGCAGCAGGAAGCAGTGCGCGTCGTGATCGGCCTGGAAGACGCGATGCCGCACATGCGCAACTTCGTACTCATCGGGGCGCCGGCCCGTGTTGGCGACGAGGTGCGCGGATCGCTGGCAGTGCTGGGCCCCACGCGCATCGACTACGAACACACCATCACGGCGGTGAGCTATATCGCGCGGCTCTTCGACAAGATCCTCAACGAAGGCGAATAGGGACGGTTATGGCGAGAGGGAATGGCAAATCCGAACTTGACCAGGATGTCCGGCTGGATGCCGAGCGCGAGCTGACCGCGGGCGACGACAGCGCGGCAGCAGCCGAGGTTGCGCAGGAGGAGCTGCAGCGCACCCGAGCGGAGCGCGACGCGCTGCTCGACCGCATGGCGCGGCTGCAGGCCGAGTTCGAGAATGCGCGCAAGCGCTCCGCGCGCGAGCAGGCCGACTTCCGGGACTACGCGCTGGTGGATGCCGCCCGGACGCTGTTGCCAATCCTCGACAGCCTGGACCGCGCGCTGAAAAGTTCGCGCGGCGGGGGCGATGAGTTCCGCTCCGGCGTGGAGCTGATTCAGCGGCAGTTCAGCGACGCGCTGGCGAAAATGGGCGTGCGTCCCGTGCCTGCCCAGGGCGAGCCCTTCGATCCAACGCTGCACGAAGCGGTGGAAATGGTGGAGCGCAGCGATGTCCCCGATCATCAGGTGATTGAGGAGTTGCAGCGGGGCTACAGGCTGAAAGACCGGCTGCTGCGTCCGGCGATGGTGCGGGTGGCGCGCAATCCGAAGGGCTAGTCCTCAGTTCTCGGTTCTCAGTTGGACCTGGGAGCGCCAACCGGAGTTCTTCCTGGCCCGCGCTGCTCCGAGGCCAGGCGCGCGAATGAGAGCCGAGACGTGATGTTGCCGGGCGAACCGAGAACCGAGAACTGAAAACCGAGAACTGAATTTTGGCAACCAACGCAAAACGCGACTACTACGAGGTGCTGGGGGTGGCGCGCGGCGCCAGCGAGCAGGAAATCAAGAGCGCCTACCGCAAGCTGGCCATGCAGTACCATCCCGACCGGAATCCCGGCAACAGCGATGCCGAAGAACGCTTCAAGGAGTGCAGCGAGGCGTACGCGGTGCTCGCCGACGGCGACAAGCGCGCGCAATACGATCGCTTCGGACACGCGGGCGTGAGCAGCGCGGGCGGTGTCGGGTTCGATCCCACCATCTTCCAGGACTTCGGCGACATCTTCAGCGACCTGTTCGGTTTCGGCGACCTGTTCGGCGCGAGCGGCGGCCGCCGGCGGAATCGCGCTCAGCGTGGCGCCGACCTGCGCGAAGACCTGAGCCTCGAATTCGAGGAAGCGGCGTTCGGGGTGGAGACCGAGGTGCACATTCGCCGCCACGAGGGCTGTGAGGCTTGCGGAGGCACCGGCGCGGCCAAGGGTAAAGAGCCGGCCACGTGCCGCACTTGCGGCGGGCGGGGGCAGGTGCGATATCAGCAGGGGTTCCTCACCATTGCGCGGACGTGCCCGGCGTGCGCGGGCGCGGGCCGCGTGATCGCCGATCCCTGCGCCAAGTGCCACGGCGAAGGGCGTGTGATTCGCGAGCGGCGGATCGAGGTCAAGGTCCCTGCGGGAGTGGAAGACGGGACACGCATGCGCTTCAGCGGACAGGGCGAGGGCGGCGTCAACGGCGGTCCGGCGGGCGACCTGTACGTGGTGTTTCACGTGAAGGAGCACAGCTTCTTCGAGCGCGACGGTAAAGACCTGCACTGCGCGATTCCGATCTCGTTTTCGCAGGCAGCCCTCGGCGCGCAAATCACGGTTCCCACGCTGGACGGCGAGCACTTGCTGAGAATTCCCGAAGGCACGCAAACGGGGACGACGTTCCGTATCCGCAACAAGGGAATTGCCTCGCTGAACGGGCACGGCAAGGGCGACCTGTACGTGCAGGTCAAAGTTCAGACCCCAACCAGGCTGAGCAAGCAGCAGCGCGCGCTGCTGGAACAACTGGACGCGGGCCAGCCGATCGAAAACAAGCCAGAGAAGAATTCGCTTCTCGGCAAAGTCAAAGACATCTTCACTTCCTGAACGTGACCCGCCGACGCTGGATGGCCGACGAGCATGACGGCGATACCGCGGCGCTCACCGGCAAACACGCGGCGCACCTGGCGCGCGTGCTGCGAGCGCGAGTGGGCGAGGAATTTGATATCGCGGTGGGCGAGCGTGTGCGCCTTGGACGCGTGACGCGGGTGAGCGACGATCGCGTGGAATTCGCTTTAGGAGAAGAGTTGCCTTCGGTGCGATCCGGCGCGATCACGCTCGCGCTTGCCATCTTCAAGTTTGATCGCTTCGAGTGGGCGGTAGAGAAAGCCACCGAGCTTGGCGCGTCGCGGATCGTGCCCTTTGCGGCGGCGCGCACGGATGCGCATCTTGCCAAGGCGGCAATCAAGCGGGTGGAGCGCTGGCGGCGCATCGCACGCGAGGCGGCGGAGCAATCGCGGCGGGTGGCGCCGCCGGAAATCACAGACCCGGCAAAGTTCGCGGACGTTGTGAAGTTGGAAAGCGGCGCGCGCGTGGTACTCGCCGAATCCGAATGCCCGCTCTCGCTTGGTGACGCGCTGGCGCAAGCGCCCGCCGGTTCGCTGGCGCTGGCGATTGGTCCCGAGGGCGGGTGGACAGAGCGCGAACTGGAGCAATTTGCTTCGGCCGGATGGCTGTGCGCGTCGCTGGGGGCAAACATCCTTCGTGCCGAGACGGCAGTGGTTGCGGCGCTTGCGGTTGCGCAGGCGTTTTCCGCAACCGCGGAAAGCGGCGCCTCTTGAGGCCTCTTCCGCGCCGCTAAACGTCATCTTGCGTCGCGCACGATCTCGCCTAAGGCAAAATCTGGGTTGCCGCCGGGTGCGGCTGCTTCGATAATCGGGCTTCGCGCCGCACTCTGGCGCATCTTCGCGCCGAATCGTGTACGACAGACTGAACCCGCAACAAAGGATTGCCGTCGATCACGGCCGCGGGCCCATGCTGGTGGTGGCCGGCGCCGGCACGGGCAAGACGACCGTGCTGGTGGAGCGGCTGGTGCGGCTGGTCTCGTCGGGCGAGGCCAAGCCGGAAGAGGTTTTCGCCATCACGTACACCAAGAACGCGGCACAGCAGCTCAAAGACCGTGTCCGCGAGCGGCTGGGCGCGCGGGGGGCGAAGATCTGGACGGGCAACTTCCATGCGTACTGCTACGAGCTGCTGAAACGCCATCGGCGCAACTTCGGGATCCTCGAGCCCAACGATCTGTGGGTGTACCTGCGGAGGCGGATGGCGCGTCGCGAGCTGCCGCTGGAGCGTTACATTCGCGCAGCCGCGCCCGCCGTTTTTCTAAACGACCTGCTCACCTTCTTTGAACGCTGCCACGACGAGCTGGTGGATGCCGCCCGTTATGAACTCTACGTGCAGCAGGTCGCGGCCGGTGAGCTTCCGCCGCCGCGGGTAGCGCGGCAGAAGGAGCAGGACGCGCTCAGCGATGACGAGAAGCTGGCGCGCTGCCGCGAAATTGCACGCGTGTTCCGCGCCGTGGAGCAGATGCTGGCGCGCGAGAAGCTGGGAACATTCGGGCACCAGATCACGCGGGCGGTGTCGCTGCTACGCGAGAAACCCGAGGTGCTCGACGCTGAACGCAGGCGTGCGCGGTATCTGCTGATCGACGAGTTCCAGGACGCGAACTTCGCGCAAATCGAGCTGGCCACGCTGCTGGCCGGCGATGAACGCAACATCTTCGCCGTCGGCGATCCCGACCAGGCCATCTACCAGTTTCGCGGCGCGTCGAGCGCAGCCTTCGACGAGTTCCTCCGGCGCTTTCCGGAGACGCGCGCTGTGACGCTGCGCGAAAACCGGCGGTCGACGTCGCCGATCCTGACGTGCGCCCACAGCGTCATCCGCCGCAACCCTGAGATTTCCGGACCGAGCGCGCAAGTGAGCGAGCTGAAGCGGCGACGGCTCGAGTCGGGCAGGGAAGCGGACGCGAAAGAACGAAGCGAGACACTGCCTCGCGAGCCGGTGAACGTAGTCATCGCCACCAGCGTCGAGGAGGAGGCGGCCAATATTGCCGAGGCGATCGGCCGGATGCAGGAGGCGAGCAGCTGCCGCTGCCCGGAGCAGCGGCACCTGTTCGGGTGGTGCAACTTTGCGGTGCTGTATCGCCAGCACCGGCACCGCGAAGAGGTGATTCGCGAGCTGGCCGCGCGGCGGATTCCGTTCGTCGTGAAGGCGCTCGATGTGCTCGACACGCCCGAGGGGCGCGATGCGATTGCGCTGATGCGCGCGGTCGCCACGGGCGACGGCATCAGCCAGTTCCGCGCGGCGGCGCTGCCGCAATACTCCATTCGCGGCGAGGAGTTCAGGGAGCGGCTGGCGCTGCATCGCGGGAAAGTTGCGGAGGCGCTGGCCGATCTGGAGGGCGGCAAGGCATTGCTGCAGGAAGTGGCCAGCACGCGCGAGGAGGTGCGGCGGCGGCAGCTGAGCGCGAGCGCTGCACTGCACTTCATCGAGCGGCGATTCGCATTGTCCGATTCAGAGCCGCTGCGCGTTCTGCGCGAGTTCGTGGAGCGCTGGCGCGAGAAGCCGCTGGCCGTGCGTGGCGATCTGGATGAGTTCCTTGAGTATCTGGATTGGTACGTTGAATCGGGCGGCAGGGTCGCGCGCCCCGAGGACGACGAAGACACCGCGGTGCCTGATGCCGTGCGCCTGATGAGCGTCCACGGCGCCAAGGGCCTGGAGTTCCAGCACGTGTTCGTGCTGCGGGTCATCAAGCCCGGATTTCCCACCAGCCACCGCGAGCCGTTATTCGAGATGCCGAACGAGCTGCGAGGGCCGGCCGCGCCGGCAACGGATCCCGAGCTGCAGCATTACGAAGAAGAGCGGCGGCTGTTCTACGTGGCGATGACGCGCGCGCGCGACACACTCACGCTCAGCTCCAAGCGGGGCGCCGGTAAGAAGGACCCATCGCCACCCGGATATTTGCGCGAGTTGCTCACCGATCGCGAGGCAGCTCCCTTCCTGCGCCAGCGTGCCGCCGAACCGTACGCCACCGGGTTGGCCGCGGCGGCGCCCGCCTCGGCAGTGGCCGCCTGGATGGAGCTGCCGCCAATGCGGCGCCTTGACCTCGATCCGCTGAGCGCCACCGCGATCGAGAATTACGACCGGTGTCCGCTGAAGTACAAGATGGAGCGCGACTGGAAGCTGCCCGAGGAGCCTGCCGGCGCGCTGAGCAACGGCTGGGCAATGCACACCGCGCTCAAGGCTTTTTTCGATGCCGTGCAGGCGGGGCGGCCGATGACCGAGCCCGAGCTGCAGGCGTGCTTCGCCGCCGCCAGCGCCAGCGTGCAGTTCGAAGACGAATTCCAGCGCGAGTTGTACGCGCAGCAGGGGCGACAGCAGTTGCACGAGTTCTACGAACTGGTGACGCGCTCGCCGTTTCCGCGCGTGCAGGCCACGGAACAGCGCTTCCAGGTGGAAGTCGGAGGAGCGAAGGTGGTGGGCCGCTTCGATCGCGTGGACACGCTCGACGGCGCCGGCGTTGCGATCACCGATTACAAGTCGGGCAGGCCGCGAGACGACGACGATGCCGACCGGAGCTTGCAGCTCTCCGTCTACGCGCTCGCTGCCACCAAGCTGGGGATGCGGCCGGAGCGGCTGGCTTTCTTCAACCTGGAAAACAGCAGCACCGTGACCACTACGCGAAGCGCGAGCGATCTGCGCTCAGCGGAAAACAAGATTGCGGAAATCGCCTCGGCGATCGCCGCCGGAAAGTTTCAGGCGCGGCCCGGATATCACTGCGGCTGGTGTGGATGGCGCTCGCTGTGTCCGGAGACGGAAGAGCGGCTGTTTCAGATCGCGCCGCGATCGGATGCGGCATCGGCGGGCGCGGACGAAAGTCCGCAAACAAAAGACTAAGGGGACGCTCGTCGCGTCCCCTGTATCGACTTGGCGGCCAGTTTAGTGTTTCTTCTTCTTGGCCTTCTTCGCTTTCTTTGCCATTGAACTATTCTCCCTTCGATTGTTCATCGAATAGCAACGATGCTCTGTTGCAATTGTTTGAATGTATAGAGTGATTGAAAAACGATGTCAAGAGAAAAAATGTGACGCGCTGCGGCGAGTGTGCTCAGGTTACGCGCCGCGAAACAGAAAATGCAGCGCGCGATGAAGTGCGCTGCGAGTTCGACGCACAACAATTACTTCAGCAGTCGCAGTGCAAGGCCGCTGATGACGTCATGCCACGCGTGCGCGATCATTCCCGGCCGCAGGCTCTTCCGCCAGTAAGCGAGAACGCCGAACAGGATTCCATAAACGGCGATCACGACCATGCGCCTGGCGCCTTCGTATCCGTGCGAAAGTCCGAACACGATGCCGGAGGCGACGATGCCGATGACGGCGCTGCCGCCGCACAAGGCGGCGAACTGGCGCTGCAGATATCCGCGAAAGACGACTTCCTCGATGAAGCCGGCAACACAGCTGAGCGCGATGAAGAGCGCAAGCTCGGGCCGGGTGGAAGGTGCGAGCGCAAACAGAGTTTTTTTGGCCGCGTCCGCCTGCGCCTGGCCGGCGAGTCCGAGCGCGAACGAAAGACCCGCGAGAACGGCGATCGCGACGATCCAGTAGCCGGCGGCGATCGCCAGGTCGAGCAGGAAATCCTCCGGCGTCTTCCAGCGTCCGGCGATCAGCCTGCGAATGCTTTCGCCGCGGCGGCGAATTCCCAACCAGACCCAGCCGAGCAGCACCAACTCGTAGGCGATTGTGAAAGCGTAAGTGCGAATGCGGCCGTGGCGCGCGATGCTGGCGCCGACCGACGAACTGCCGGCGAGCGACACCGCAACGGCGACGAGAACCAGGACGGCGGTGTGCAGCGGCGACGCCAGCGGGCGCCTGGGCGGCTCAACGGCGGCAGCGGCGGGTGCGGCGGGAGCGGTGACGATGTTTTCGTTCATCGAGGATGGCGGCGAATCGTTCGCCCGCGACGGCCATCTTATAATGAAAGGTCGCGGAGAGCGGAAGGAGCAGTTATGGACGAGACGGTCATCATTTCCGCGGTGCGCACGCCGATCGGAAAATTTCAGGGAGCGCTGGGTGAAGTGCCGGCGCCGGAGTTAGGCGCGATGGTGGTGCGCGAGGCGGTGAAACGCGCGGGGGTCGAGCCGAAGCAGGTCGATGAGTGCATCATGGGCCTGGTGGTCGCGGCCGGACTGGGGCAGAACCCGGCGCGGCAGGCGGCGCTGCGCGGCGGGCTTCTTCCGGAAGCCGGGGCGATGACGATCAACAAAGTGTGCGGCTCAGGCCTGAAGGCGGTGGCGCTGGCGGCGCAGGCGATCCAGACGGGAAACAGCGACATCGTCGTCGCCGGCGGCATGGAGTCGATGAGCAACGCGCCGTACCTGCTGCCGCAGGCGCGCAAGGGATACCGGCTGGGCAACGCGCAGATCGTTGACGCGGTGGTGAATGACGGCCTGTGGGACGTGTACAACAACTACCACATGGGCATGACGGCGGAGAACGTGGCCGAGAAGTACGGCATCACGCGCGCCGAGCAGGATGAGTTCGCGGTGAGCTCGCATCGCAAGGCAGTTGCCGCGCAGAAGGAGTGCCGGTTCAAGTCGCAGATCCTGCCGGTCGAACTGCCGGCCAAGAAGAAAGGGCAGCCGGCGGTCGTGGTCGAGAAAGACGAATCGCCGCGCGAGGACACCACGGCGGAAACTCTGGCGGCGCTGAAGCCGGTCTTCAAGAAAGACGGCACGGTGACCGCCGGCAACGCGCCGGGGATGAACGACGGCGCGGCGGCGCTGGTGGTGACCAGCGCGCTGCGCGCCAAGGAACTCGGCGCCGCGCCGATGGCGCGCATCGTGGCACAGGCGACCAGCGGCGTGGACCCGGCGTGGGTGATGATGGCGCCGGTCTCGGGCGTGCGGAAGATCTGGCAGAAGACCGGGTGGAAGCCGGAAGATGTTGACCTCTACGAACTGAACGAAGCGTTCTCGGTGCAGGCGCTGGCGGTGGTGCGCGAGCTGGGCATCGATCCGGCCAAGGTCAATGTGAACGGCGGGGCGGTGGCGCTGGGACATCCGATTGGCGCCAGCGGCGCGCGCGTGCTGACGACCCTCATCTACGAGATGATGCGGCGCGACGTGCATCGGGGCATCGCCGCGCTGTGCCTGGGCGGAGGGAACTCGGTGGCGATGGCGGTGGAGAGATAGCCAGAGTCGCTGACCCCCTTCCCCCCTCCTACCCTGTGATTGTTTGCAATGAGTTGGAGGCGCGGTTCCCCGGCAAAACACTGCGGATGCGCGGGTTGAGACCGAGGTGCTGACATGAGCGTTTTCAGCGCCGCTGGATTCGAGCCACGGAACACATTGCGGCGCAGCCGTTTAAGTCCGTGGTCTTGAAAGCGCGGGACTTGTTGTCAAAGAACGTTCGTTTTGGGTCCTGCAACAAAGTCAAAGGCGTTTCCCACAAAGGACGCGAAGGGCACACGCAGGAAGCCACTTCACGAGACGGCGATTGCAAACGGGGAAGGCCCCGGAAGCGGAATGCGCTTTCGGGGCCTTCTTATTTCCAGCATAGCAACTTTGAGCGGGGCGATGGGAAGCGCGGCGGGAATTTTCTTGCCAGCAGAATGTGGCGGTTAGCGGGATTTGCGGGCTGGCGGGGGCTTGACACGGTTTGGGCGAGCCGGCCCGCGGGCAGGCGGGCGCGTGAAGCACGAAGAGCCCGCGCGATGAGCGCGGGCCTTCGGTCCGGAGATACTCAGGCGGCGCGACGACGGGTTGCGGCCGCCCTGCGCGCGGCGCGCTGCATGCCCTTCCTGCCCCTGGTGCGCACAGCTTTCGCGGCGGCCTTAGGACGGCTGGCGGCGCCACGGCGGCGGGCGGCGGCGCGGGCCTGGCGCGACAAGCTGCGGCGTGAGGCAGCGCCGCGTCCCTTGCGGCGCAGGGCGCGCGTGGTCGCGCGCGAGCGACGCGCCGACGTCTTTCGGCGGGTGCGCCCGCGTCGCAAGTCGCGCCGCGCCTGTTTCCGCGTTCGAGCGGACGCCCGTCCGCGGCGGGGCGCGGGAAGCTTTACTCCGGCGCGTCTTGCTTTGGAGAGTCCGATGGCGATCGCCTGTTGCGGCGACTCGGCGCCGTGCTTGCCTTCGCGGACGTGTTCTATCTCTTCGCGGACGAATTCGCCCGCCTGGGTGCTGGGTGACTTGCCTTGACGCTCGTCTTCACGGGCACGTTCGATGGTTTCCTTCTCGGGCATCGATCTCCTCCTCTTTCTAGGGGTCCCCAGATGAAACGGATGCGTCGCCGCGGCTTCCGGGATGGACGAGCGGGGCGCAGGTACGTCAGGAAGCGTCATCCACAGGCCCACCGCTCAGTTCCGGGCACAACCGGGCTATACTCGCGCGCTTCGCGCTTGCCAGCGTGAAAGCGCACAGGGATTGGCGTTTTCCAATGCTCTACAAAACACTCAGCGCGGCGGTTTACGGGATTGATGCCAGCATCATCGAGGTTGAGGTTGACGTCTCCGGCATCAAGGAGGCGGAAGACCACTTCATGACGGTTGGGCTGCCGGACGCGGCGGTGCGCGAGAGCCGGGAGCGCATCCGGGCGGCGCTGAAGAACTGCGGCTACGATATTCCGCCAACCCACATCACGATCAACCTGGCGCCGGCGGACATCCGCAAAGAGGGTTCGGGGTTCGACCTGCCGATGGCGATGGGCATCCTGGGAGCGTACGGGGCGATCACGCGCAAGGACCTGAGCGATTTTGTTTTCGTAGGCGAGCTGTCGCTCGACGGCGGGCTGCGCGGCGTGCGGGGCGCGCTGCCGATCGCGATTGAGGCGCGCTCCAAGAAAATCAAGCAGCTGATCGTGCCGGAGGCGAACGCGCGCGAGGCGGCGATGGTGACCGGCGTCGATGTGTTTCCGGTGCGCTCGCTGATCGACGTGGTGAAGTTTCTCAACCAGGGGAACGGCATCGCGCCGGTGCGTGTGGACATGCAGGCGGAGCTGGCGCGGGCGCGGCAGGGCGGCGTGGACTTCCGCGACGTGCGCGGACAGCAGACGGCGAAGCGGGCGCTGGAGGTGGCGTGCGCCGGCGGGCACAACATTCTGATGATCGGGCCGCCGGGATCGGGCAAGACGATGCTGGCCAAGCGCGTGCCGACGATCCTGCCGCCGCTGACTTTCGAAGAAGCGCTGGAGACGACCAAGATCCACAGCGTGGCGGGCGTGCTGGAAGCGGGCGCGGGGCTGGTTGGAGCGCGTCCGTTTCGCGCGCCGCACCACACCATCAGCGACGCGGGACTGATTGGCGGCGGGATGGTGCCGCGTCCGGGAGAAGTTTCGCTGGCGCACAACGGCGTGCTGTTTCTGGACGAGCTGCCGGAGTTTCCGCGCAACGTGCTCGAGGTGATGCGGCAGCCGCTGGAGGATGGGTCGGTGTCGATCGCGCGGGCGGCGATGTCGCTGACGTTTCCGGCGCGCTTCATGCTGGCGGCGGCGATGAATCCGTGTCCGTGCGGATACTTCAACGACCGTTCGAGGGAGTGCCACTGCACGCAGCCGATCATCCAGCGCTATGTGTCGAAGATTTCCGGGCCGCTGCTGGACCGCATCGACATTCACATTGACGTGCCGGCGGTGAACTACAAAGAGCTGCGCGGCGGGGCGGCGCCGGAGGGCTCGGAGCAGATTGCCGCGCGCGTGGAGCGGGCGCGGGAAGTGCAGCTCAACCGCTTCGCGGCGGCGAAGGAGCGGATCTACTGCAACGCGCAGATGGGCCCGCGGCAGATCCGCACCTTCTGCGACCTGAGCACCGAGAGCGAGCGCCTGCTGGAGCGGGCGATGGCGCAGCAGGGGCTGAGCGCGCGCGCGCACGACCGCATCCTGAAGGTCGCGCGCACGGTAGCCGACCTGGAGGGCACGGCCGACATCGCGCCGAAGCACATCGCGGAGGCGATCCAGTATCGGACGCTGGACAGGACGTATTGGGCGTCGTGATTGACGCGGCGATGGCCGTGCACACGTTTCTCGGCCCGGGCTTGCTGGAGAGTGCCTACGGGGCCTGCCTCGCTGAGGAACCTAGGCGGCGAGGCTGCTACGTGGAAACGCAGGTACCCGTTCCTGTCGTGTCTGGCGGAATCAAGCTGGAGTGTGGTTATCGGCAATCAGACGTTTCATGATGGGCACGGACTGGCAATGAACCCTTCGTGTGGCCTTTGTGATTTTCGCGTGAAACGCCTTTTGCTGGCCGGCGCGACAGCGGTCATCCTGAGCACGGCGCTGAAAGCCGAAACGCTGCGCGAGATTCTTGACCAGC from Terriglobales bacterium carries:
- the hrcA gene encoding heat-inducible transcriptional repressor HrcA; the protein is MPNQPNIGEREREILTAIVSTFIATGEPVGSRTLARMNAEGLSPATIRNVMADLSDAGYLEQPHTSAGRVPTTEAYRYYVEQLTGRARISENDAGLIEDSLHGISDPQEFLERTSQVLSLISHGVGVTVASTGQRKALEHIYFSRLSENKILAVLVTRSGVVRDRLLRVEHDLSQADLDVAARYINENFQGWTMEAVRAEIARRLEEERSEYDRMMRSLEQLYRQGALAAEPSSQSVYIGGAANLVGNEQDTARLRQLLQTLEEKERVADLLAAYLNAQQEAVRVVIGLEDAMPHMRNFVLIGAPARVGDEVRGSLAVLGPTRIDYEHTITAVSYIARLFDKILNEGE
- the grpE gene encoding nucleotide exchange factor GrpE, with translation MARGNGKSELDQDVRLDAERELTAGDDSAAAAEVAQEELQRTRAERDALLDRMARLQAEFENARKRSAREQADFRDYALVDAARTLLPILDSLDRALKSSRGGGDEFRSGVELIQRQFSDALAKMGVRPVPAQGEPFDPTLHEAVEMVERSDVPDHQVIEELQRGYRLKDRLLRPAMVRVARNPKG
- the dnaJ gene encoding molecular chaperone DnaJ; translated protein: MATNAKRDYYEVLGVARGASEQEIKSAYRKLAMQYHPDRNPGNSDAEERFKECSEAYAVLADGDKRAQYDRFGHAGVSSAGGVGFDPTIFQDFGDIFSDLFGFGDLFGASGGRRRNRAQRGADLREDLSLEFEEAAFGVETEVHIRRHEGCEACGGTGAAKGKEPATCRTCGGRGQVRYQQGFLTIARTCPACAGAGRVIADPCAKCHGEGRVIRERRIEVKVPAGVEDGTRMRFSGQGEGGVNGGPAGDLYVVFHVKEHSFFERDGKDLHCAIPISFSQAALGAQITVPTLDGEHLLRIPEGTQTGTTFRIRNKGIASLNGHGKGDLYVQVKVQTPTRLSKQQRALLEQLDAGQPIENKPEKNSLLGKVKDIFTS
- a CDS encoding RsmE family RNA methyltransferase, coding for MTRRRWMADEHDGDTAALTGKHAAHLARVLRARVGEEFDIAVGERVRLGRVTRVSDDRVEFALGEELPSVRSGAITLALAIFKFDRFEWAVEKATELGASRIVPFAAARTDAHLAKAAIKRVERWRRIAREAAEQSRRVAPPEITDPAKFADVVKLESGARVVLAESECPLSLGDALAQAPAGSLALAIGPEGGWTERELEQFASAGWLCASLGANILRAETAVVAALAVAQAFSATAESGAS
- a CDS encoding ATP-dependent DNA helicase; this translates as MYDRLNPQQRIAVDHGRGPMLVVAGAGTGKTTVLVERLVRLVSSGEAKPEEVFAITYTKNAAQQLKDRVRERLGARGAKIWTGNFHAYCYELLKRHRRNFGILEPNDLWVYLRRRMARRELPLERYIRAAAPAVFLNDLLTFFERCHDELVDAARYELYVQQVAAGELPPPRVARQKEQDALSDDEKLARCREIARVFRAVEQMLAREKLGTFGHQITRAVSLLREKPEVLDAERRRARYLLIDEFQDANFAQIELATLLAGDERNIFAVGDPDQAIYQFRGASSAAFDEFLRRFPETRAVTLRENRRSTSPILTCAHSVIRRNPEISGPSAQVSELKRRRLESGREADAKERSETLPREPVNVVIATSVEEEAANIAEAIGRMQEASSCRCPEQRHLFGWCNFAVLYRQHRHREEVIRELAARRIPFVVKALDVLDTPEGRDAIALMRAVATGDGISQFRAAALPQYSIRGEEFRERLALHRGKVAEALADLEGGKALLQEVASTREEVRRRQLSASAALHFIERRFALSDSEPLRVLREFVERWREKPLAVRGDLDEFLEYLDWYVESGGRVARPEDDEDTAVPDAVRLMSVHGAKGLEFQHVFVLRVIKPGFPTSHREPLFEMPNELRGPAAPATDPELQHYEEERRLFYVAMTRARDTLTLSSKRGAGKKDPSPPGYLRELLTDREAAPFLRQRAAEPYATGLAAAAPASAVAAWMELPPMRRLDLDPLSATAIENYDRCPLKYKMERDWKLPEEPAGALSNGWAMHTALKAFFDAVQAGRPMTEPELQACFAAASASVQFEDEFQRELYAQQGRQQLHEFYELVTRSPFPRVQATEQRFQVEVGGAKVVGRFDRVDTLDGAGVAITDYKSGRPRDDDDADRSLQLSVYALAATKLGMRPERLAFFNLENSSTVTTTRSASDLRSAENKIAEIASAIAAGKFQARPGYHCGWCGWRSLCPETEERLFQIAPRSDAASAGADESPQTKD
- a CDS encoding CPBP family intramembrane glutamic endopeptidase, giving the protein MNENIVTAPAAPAAAAVEPPRRPLASPLHTAVLVLVAVAVSLAGSSSVGASIARHGRIRTYAFTIAYELVLLGWVWLGIRRRGESIRRLIAGRWKTPEDFLLDLAIAAGYWIVAIAVLAGLSFALGLAGQAQADAAKKTLFALAPSTRPELALFIALSCVAGFIEEVVFRGYLQRQFAALCGGSAVIGIVASGIVFGLSHGYEGARRMVVIAVYGILFGVLAYWRKSLRPGMIAHAWHDVISGLALRLLK
- a CDS encoding acetyl-CoA C-acetyltransferase yields the protein MDETVIISAVRTPIGKFQGALGEVPAPELGAMVVREAVKRAGVEPKQVDECIMGLVVAAGLGQNPARQAALRGGLLPEAGAMTINKVCGSGLKAVALAAQAIQTGNSDIVVAGGMESMSNAPYLLPQARKGYRLGNAQIVDAVVNDGLWDVYNNYHMGMTAENVAEKYGITRAEQDEFAVSSHRKAVAAQKECRFKSQILPVELPAKKKGQPAVVVEKDESPREDTTAETLAALKPVFKKDGTVTAGNAPGMNDGAAALVVTSALRAKELGAAPMARIVAQATSGVDPAWVMMAPVSGVRKIWQKTGWKPEDVDLYELNEAFSVQALAVVRELGIDPAKVNVNGGAVALGHPIGASGARVLTTLIYEMMRRDVHRGIAALCLGGGNSVAMAVER
- a CDS encoding DUF6496 domain-containing protein; translation: MPEKETIERAREDERQGKSPSTQAGEFVREEIEHVREGKHGAESPQQAIAIGLSKARRAGVKLPAPRRGRASARTRKQARRDLRRGRTRRKTSARRSRATTRALRRKGRGAASRRSLSRQARAAARRRGAASRPKAAAKAVRTRGRKGMQRAARRAAATRRRAA